The Alteribacter populi genomic sequence TCGAGAATGTCAAAAAACAAGAGGCATCTAAAGAAGAAGTAACGGAAGCGATCATGGTCGCCACAGCACTGAAGGCAGGGTCAGCTATTGCTCATGGCGTGAACGCCCTAAACAGTTATGATGGTGAAGGTCAAGATGAACTTTATAAGGGTGCTTATTTTAAAAGAATGAGAGAATTTTCGGAATTAAATGGCGATATGTTTAAGTCATTCATTTCGTTTGATCAAGAAGCCATGAAACCGGGATTACTAACTTCCAAAGAAAAAGAACTGGTTGCGGTTGCTGTTGCCCACACAACAGGCTGTCCTTATTGCATTGAAGTCCATACAAAAGGAGCGCAAAAAGAGGGTGCAAGCTTAGAAGAGATTGCTGAATCAGTGTTTGTCTCCACAGCATTAAAAGCAGGGTCAGCAATTGCCCATAGCGTGAATGCGCTAAATGCATATGAACGTAACTCTCTATAAATCTTCACGTTGGAGGTTTACATCAGAGGTGTAAACGAGTAAATCACAAGCTAACCCGCCCCACAAAAAAACCAAACCGTGGGTTAGCTGAATAAGGGGGAGTGACAGAGTTCTGTCATAGACGGAAAGTTGATTCCTAAATAAAAAAAGCCAACGATTAAGGTTAAGTAAAACATTATGTGACCTCCAAATATCTGTTGGGAATTAAACCCTTCAATAGAGGAAAATGTAAAAATGAAGGTGATCAATCGATTTTATAAAAAGAGAATAAGGTGGAGTGTAAATTGAAGGTGGAAACATTTATTGGATTTACTGAAAAAGGCTTAAGCAAGAAAGTAAATAAGCTTTTAGATGACAACTCTGTAGAAGTGGTGGATATAAAATTTTCATCCTCTCTATTTTATCTGGGTGCCATGGTTATTTATAAGCACACACAATAAAGAATAATATGAGTATGTCATTAGCTCAGAAATCATTCATATGAGAAGCATATTATACTTCCGTAGAAGTGTCGTGGTGTCTTCGGGCCTTGATAAGTAACGCTGTTTTCTAAAAGATTGTTGTTCTTGACACAAAATATATAAACTGCGACATAGAAGTAGATTGATTTCCGCTCCGGACAGTCGCTTTCCACGGGAGTCGACTGCCCTTCGCTCCAATCATCCATTATAAAAATGAATAGCCATTGTTTGACTTCATCAATGTGATGAATTTACAAAGCACTATACCAGCGAAGGAAATACACGTAGACTCCAGCGGAAAAACGGACTAGCCGAGACCCCGCAGGACGCATTTCCCGAGGAGGCTTGGCGGTTCGTCCGCGGAAAGCGAGCAGATGGAGGTCAACGGAGCTAAATAAAGCTCCTCTTAATTTAACACCAAGCAATGCCTCCATCCTGTTGGACAAGGATTAACTTTGAAATAATATACCTAACCTTATTGGTTAAACACAAAAGGCTTAGAAGTTCTCTAAGCCTTTGAATCATGACCCTAACTAAGCCACGCCTTCTTTTTGCTTCTCATGTCTTTTTTCGATCGCTTTGATATCTAGACGAATCAAAATAGAAAGTACGGAAGCGATGACAATTAATCCTGTGAAAACGTAGAACACAGGGATGTAGCTGTCTGTTATTGCCCTAATTTGAGTGACTAGGAAGGGTCCTATAATTCCACCAAGAGACCATGTAGTCAACATATAACCATGAATAGCACCAAGCTGTTTTGTCCCAAATAAATCGCCAATGTAGGCTGGGAGATTTGAGAATCCACCACCGTAACAACTCACAACGATTAATATAAGCGCTTGGAACAATAAGACATTGGTTACATTAGGAAGCATCAAGAATGCAATTAACTGAAGAATAAAGAAAATCATGAATATCGCAGGGCGACCAATGTAGTCAGAAATGGCTGCCCAAGCAAGTCTACCTCCACCATTAAAAATTCCCATGATCCCTACCATGGTAGCGGCAGCTGCAGCTGTCAATCCGACGACTTCTTGAGCCATTGGCGAAGCGACTGAAATCATCATAATTCCTGCACTCGTGTTAATTAACATCATCGTCCACAGCATCCAGAAACGTCTTGTTTTAACAGCTTCTTTTGCCGTCAGTTGCGACAAATCTTTTTTAACGATTTTTTTACCAGAGGCAATATCTTTTTTCATCCCATCTGGCATCCAACCTTCAGGAGGAGGTGCGATATAAGAAGCACCTAGGATGATAAGGAGAAAATAACTCGTACCTAAAACATAGAATGTGGTTGTAATCCCGATCGAATTCATTAGGTTAGCTGCAATTG encodes the following:
- a CDS encoding carboxymuconolactone decarboxylase family protein: MSEDVLYKKSYFNRIGELEKLAPEAFKAFINFDQKALAPGALSGKIKELIAVAVAHTTGCPYCIEVHIENVKKQEASKEEVTEAIMVATALKAGSAIAHGVNALNSYDGEGQDELYKGAYFKRMREFSELNGDMFKSFISFDQEAMKPGLLTSKEKELVAVAVAHTTGCPYCIEVHTKGAQKEGASLEEIAESVFVSTALKAGSAIAHSVNALNAYERNSL
- a CDS encoding L-lactate MFS transporter, whose translation is MKTTKNRWLIALSAIAIHLSIGAAYAYSVYTNPIHDTMGWSTAGITFAFTIMMALAGLSAAFFGSFVERNGPRKSAILSAILFGLGQAGAGVAVAVDSLVLFLLTYGLASGLGLGLGYIAPVSTLVKWFPDRRGLATGMAVMGFGAGALITAPIAANLMNSIGITTTFYVLGTSYFLLIILGASYIAPPPEGWMPDGMKKDIASGKKIVKKDLSQLTAKEAVKTRRFWMLWTMMLINTSAGIMMISVASPMAQEVVGLTAAAAATMVGIMGIFNGGGRLAWAAISDYIGRPAIFMIFFILQLIAFLMLPNVTNVLLFQALILIVVSCYGGGFSNLPAYIGDLFGTKQLGAIHGYMLTTWSLGGIIGPFLVTQIRAITDSYIPVFYVFTGLIVIASVLSILIRLDIKAIEKRHEKQKEGVA